A stretch of Hydrogenothermus marinus DNA encodes these proteins:
- a CDS encoding peroxiredoxin family protein codes for MRIKSLFLAILFVLGFSFAYEENILIGEKAPDFTFLSEECQYGPSEIYYKENGEWKKRCKEYHFSDILKEEKKEGKPILIIFWAIGDRPGTYYFLPEMNKLYDKYKDKIKFMAVLLSKSNGEELQEAKRKLPLKIPVYRAYSDAIRNYNIAKVDVPYLVFIKPDGKIVRILLRPASVYKEMEDDKGLHKEYREFKKEERFKIRYDIIAESIKEIDSYLKQLLN; via the coding sequence ATGAGAATAAAAAGCTTATTCTTAGCAATTTTATTTGTCCTTGGTTTTTCTTTTGCTTACGAAGAAAATATCTTAATAGGAGAAAAAGCTCCAGATTTCACGTTCTTATCTGAAGAATGCCAGTATGGTCCTAGTGAGATTTATTATAAAGAAAATGGAGAATGGAAAAAAAGATGTAAAGAATATCATTTTTCAGATATTTTGAAAGAAGAAAAAAAAGAAGGAAAACCTATATTAATAATATTTTGGGCTATAGGAGATAGACCAGGAACTTATTATTTCTTACCAGAAATGAATAAACTTTATGATAAATATAAAGACAAAATAAAATTTATGGCTGTTCTACTTAGTAAGTCAAATGGTGAAGAATTGCAAGAAGCTAAAAGAAAACTTCCGTTAAAAATCCCTGTATATAGAGCATACTCAGATGCAATTAGAAATTACAATATTGCAAAGGTAGATGTTCCTTATCTTGTTTTTATAAAGCCTGATGGAAAGATTGTAAGAATTTTACTTAGACCTGCATCTGTATATAAAGAAATGGAAGATGACAAAGGTTTACATAAAGAATACAGAGAATTTAAAAAAGAAGAGAGATTCAAAATTAGATATGACATAATTGCAGAAAGTATAAAAGAGATAGATAGCTATTTAAAACAGCTTTTAAATTAA
- a CDS encoding heavy metal translocating P-type ATPase, protein MANKECYQCGIPITGKSLRYDIGNGQVEDFCCFGCYLINKTTGLRGEEGNAVAFLGKFGFGYFLAMIVFMLSTYLYGAHMTPDDPEAQAFTKVIKYIILILSTPVMILLGIPILKNSFSRHNWLNFNTDTLIAIGAFSAYFLSVYSVFTNKPSIYFETATMILVLVTFGRYLETSSRVKASNFAKQLLRLVPQKATLLKDGKEIEVNADKLKLGDIVLVKEGEKIPADGIVLEGNGYVDESMLTGESKPVSKKEEDEVYAGTILNNGFLKIKVIKPQEEWALNKFIKMMKEIRNSKAPINRITDTVSAYFLPVMLSLSAGAFAYWYVEAGFEKALITSMSVLLISCPCAFSIGAPLALWIGLSEAFREGIIIKGADVLEKLSSVKTIFFDKTGTITERFLMVSKVKAKDEDIIKKAYCLEKMSQHPLAISFVYYCKSKNLTADCNVKDFKTHFGYGIEGIVNGEKLYIGNKQFISKLGLTIPQQLEEIEKEAEKNAEIPVFIFNDKQVLGIITFSQKIKDEAPIAIKALKKLKLKIKVLTGDTEYFARIIKEKLGIEEVKANLLPEDKIKEIEKEKQKAKVVAMVGDGINDAPALAKADIGIAMGCGTDITKESANISLVSDDLRKVPLMILLARKVKRVIYTNIFWAFIYNIIGIGYALTGNLSPILAALAMVLSSAFVIGNSIRVKNW, encoded by the coding sequence TTGGCAAATAAAGAATGCTATCAATGTGGAATACCAATTACTGGAAAATCTTTAAGATATGATATTGGAAATGGCCAAGTTGAAGATTTTTGTTGTTTTGGTTGTTATTTAATAAATAAAACTACCGGTTTAAGAGGAGAAGAAGGAAATGCAGTAGCTTTTCTTGGTAAATTTGGCTTCGGTTATTTTTTAGCTATGATTGTTTTTATGCTTTCTACATACCTTTATGGAGCACATATGACTCCTGATGATCCAGAGGCTCAAGCTTTTACAAAGGTTATAAAATATATTATTTTAATTCTTTCTACCCCTGTAATGATTTTACTTGGGATTCCTATATTAAAAAACTCATTTTCAAGACATAACTGGCTAAATTTTAATACAGATACATTAATTGCTATAGGCGCTTTTTCTGCTTATTTTTTATCAGTTTATTCTGTATTTACAAATAAACCTTCTATATATTTTGAAACTGCAACAATGATACTTGTTTTAGTTACATTTGGTAGATATTTAGAAACATCTTCAAGAGTTAAAGCCTCAAATTTTGCTAAACAGCTTTTAAGATTAGTACCTCAAAAAGCAACTTTATTAAAAGATGGTAAAGAGATAGAAGTTAATGCTGATAAATTAAAACTAGGTGATATTGTTCTTGTTAAAGAAGGAGAAAAAATACCTGCTGATGGTATTGTTTTAGAAGGAAATGGATATGTAGATGAAAGTATGCTTACCGGAGAATCAAAACCAGTCTCTAAAAAAGAAGAAGATGAAGTTTATGCAGGAACTATACTTAATAATGGATTTTTAAAAATTAAAGTTATAAAACCTCAAGAAGAATGGGCTTTAAATAAATTTATTAAAATGATGAAAGAAATTAGAAACTCAAAAGCACCTATTAACAGAATTACAGATACAGTTTCAGCATACTTTTTACCTGTAATGCTTTCTTTATCAGCTGGAGCTTTTGCATACTGGTATGTTGAAGCAGGTTTTGAAAAAGCATTAATAACTTCAATGTCTGTTTTATTAATATCTTGTCCTTGTGCATTTAGTATTGGAGCTCCTCTTGCTTTATGGATTGGTTTAAGTGAGGCTTTTAGAGAAGGAATTATTATCAAAGGAGCTGATGTTCTTGAAAAATTATCATCTGTAAAAACTATATTTTTTGATAAAACAGGCACAATTACAGAAAGATTTTTAATGGTAAGTAAAGTCAAAGCAAAAGATGAAGATATTATAAAAAAAGCTTACTGCTTAGAAAAAATGTCTCAACATCCTTTAGCTATAAGTTTTGTTTATTATTGTAAATCAAAAAATCTAACTGCTGATTGTAATGTAAAAGATTTTAAAACCCATTTTGGTTATGGAATTGAAGGTATAGTAAATGGAGAAAAATTATATATTGGAAATAAACAATTTATTTCAAAATTAGGCTTAACAATACCCCAACAGTTAGAAGAGATAGAGAAAGAAGCAGAAAAAAATGCAGAAATTCCAGTATTTATATTTAATGATAAACAAGTTCTTGGAATAATTACATTTTCTCAAAAAATAAAAGATGAAGCTCCTATTGCCATAAAGGCTTTGAAAAAATTAAAGTTAAAAATAAAAGTTTTAACCGGAGATACAGAGTATTTCGCAAGGATAATAAAAGAAAAACTTGGAATTGAAGAAGTTAAAGCAAATCTTTTACCAGAGGATAAAATTAAGGAAATAGAAAAAGAAAAACAAAAAGCTAAAGTAGTTGCAATGGTTGGAGATGGTATAAATGATGCTCCAGCTCTTGCAAAAGCAGATATTGGAATTGCTATGGGTTGTGGTACAGACATTACAAAAGAAAGTGCAAACATAAGTTTAGTAAGTGATGATTTAAGAAAAGTTCCTTTAATGATTTTACTTGCAAGAAAAGTTAAAAGAGTAATTTATACAAATATATTTTGGGCTTTTATTTATAATATAATTGGAATAGGATATGCATTAACTGGTAATTTAAGTCCTATTTTAGCCGCTCTTGCTATGGTTTTAAGCAGTGCATTTGTAATAGGTAATTCTATAAGAGTTAAAAATTGGTAA
- a CDS encoding GGDEF domain-containing protein, translated as MKKYIIIILFILLFVNGLGICVFYKDKKEKEDILYKNSIKNLRSNFNSVKRQYKKLINYAFYKDINNKYILRLIKKKNKKKLTYELKRIFNYLRRENVDKIFILDLTGKLIAGVSKDKLSNQFKPEKLASIQYVYPLTYKNSFLGNIYFSIPFSVIQEELNKIFPETYLFLLNKDIIVDKIKRKTTKIAIPSEISANFYYENMTLKNIPISLINSKIKEEVQPFLSLKKPISLVYKYKNNYILISFYPVYNLKQQFIGYLVSYSVDNTYGVIIKSYYLNIILTFLISIVLAILVYITIKNIERFRYLAETDRLTDLYNKGKFNEVLSQEIERARRYKRPLSLIVFDIDHFKKINDTYGHKVGDEVLKALAKLVRKKVRKTDFVARWGGEEFVILAPETDLEGAKKLAEKIRQAVENYEFPTVKKVTISLGVAQLKEDDTPDDFIVRADKALYKAKEGGRNQVQVTD; from the coding sequence ATGAAGAAATATATAATTATAATACTTTTTATACTGCTTTTTGTAAATGGCCTTGGTATATGTGTATTTTATAAAGATAAAAAAGAAAAAGAAGATATTTTATATAAAAATTCCATTAAAAATTTAAGATCAAATTTTAACTCTGTAAAACGTCAATACAAAAAATTAATAAATTATGCATTTTATAAAGATATAAATAACAAATACATATTAAGATTAATAAAGAAAAAAAATAAAAAGAAGCTAACCTATGAGCTTAAAAGAATTTTTAATTATTTAAGAAGAGAAAATGTAGATAAAATCTTTATATTAGATCTTACTGGAAAGCTTATAGCAGGTGTGTCTAAGGATAAACTCTCAAATCAATTTAAGCCTGAAAAGTTAGCATCTATTCAATATGTTTATCCATTAACCTATAAAAATAGTTTTTTAGGAAATATATATTTTTCAATTCCATTTTCTGTTATTCAGGAAGAGCTAAATAAAATTTTTCCTGAAACTTATCTTTTTTTATTAAATAAAGATATTATTGTAGATAAAATTAAAAGAAAAACTACAAAAATTGCAATTCCTTCTGAAATATCAGCTAATTTTTACTATGAAAATATGACTTTAAAAAATATTCCTATTAGTTTAATTAATAGCAAAATTAAAGAAGAAGTACAACCATTTTTAAGTTTAAAAAAGCCTATTTCTTTAGTTTATAAATACAAAAATAACTATATTTTAATTTCTTTTTATCCTGTATATAATCTAAAACAACAATTTATAGGATATTTAGTTTCTTATTCAGTAGATAATACTTATGGTGTAATTATAAAATCTTACTATTTAAATATAATATTAACTTTTTTAATCTCTATTGTTTTAGCTATTTTAGTTTATATAACTATAAAAAATATAGAAAGATTTAGATATTTAGCAGAAACAGACAGGCTTACAGATTTATATAATAAAGGTAAATTTAATGAAGTTTTATCTCAAGAGATTGAAAGAGCAAGAAGATATAAAAGGCCTTTATCTTTAATTGTTTTTGATATAGATCACTTTAAAAAGATTAATGATACTTATGGACATAAAGTTGGAGATGAAGTTTTAAAGGCTTTAGCAAAATTAGTAAGGAAAAAGGTAAGAAAGACAGATTTTGTAGCAAGATGGGGTGGTGAAGAGTTTGTAATTTTAGCTCCAGAAACAGACTTAGAAGGAGCTAAAAAATTAGCAGAAAAGATAAGACAAGCTGTTGAAAACTATGAATTTCCAACTGTTAAAAAAGTTACTATAAGCTTAGGTGTAGCCCAATTAAAAGAAGATGATACTCCAGATGACTTTATAGTAAGGGCAGATAAAGCCCTTTATAAAGCAAAAGAAGGTGGTAGAAATCAAGTTCAAGTTACAGATTAA
- the argH gene encoding argininosuccinate lyase has translation MEKKKLWGGRFSEGTDEFVEEFTESISFDKELALYDIKGSIAHARMLGKQGIIPKEDSEKIIKGLEEIKKEIEEGKFEWKKELEDVHMNIEKALIEKIGDTGGKLHTGRSRNDQVITAFRLYLKEETNNIINLLEELKKALLKKAEETVDIVMPAYTHLQRAQPIRLAHYFLAYLEMYNRDQERFKDNLRRIDQMPLGSGALAGVDFPLDREMTAKELGFSKIMRNSLDATASRDAIIEFLSNSAICMSNLSRQSEDLIIWNSTEFSFVELPDKLTTGSSIMPQKKNPDVLELIRGKTGRVYGDLIALLTIVKGLPMAYNRDLQEDKEPVFDAVKTLKGSIIGMTKIIEGLKPKKENMEKSAGGFALATDLANYLVNKGLPFRQAHHVVGQIVGYLTAQNRELESITLEELKKFSELFEEDALNILNPKYVADARKTFGGTAKERILEQIAFWKENLTEK, from the coding sequence ATGGAAAAGAAAAAGTTATGGGGCGGTAGATTCTCAGAAGGAACAGATGAGTTTGTAGAAGAGTTTACAGAAAGTATTTCTTTTGATAAAGAACTTGCTCTTTACGATATAAAAGGAAGTATTGCTCATGCAAGAATGCTTGGTAAACAAGGGATAATACCAAAAGAAGATTCTGAGAAAATAATAAAAGGATTAGAAGAAATAAAAAAAGAAATAGAAGAAGGGAAATTTGAATGGAAAAAAGAGCTTGAAGATGTACATATGAATATAGAAAAAGCTTTAATTGAAAAAATTGGTGATACTGGAGGAAAACTTCATACTGGAAGAAGTAGAAATGATCAAGTAATTACAGCTTTTAGACTTTATTTAAAAGAAGAAACTAATAATATAATAAATCTTTTAGAAGAATTAAAAAAAGCTTTACTAAAAAAAGCAGAAGAAACTGTTGATATTGTTATGCCTGCTTATACACATCTTCAAAGAGCACAACCTATAAGACTTGCCCATTATTTCTTAGCATATCTTGAAATGTACAACAGAGATCAAGAGAGATTTAAAGATAATCTAAGAAGAATAGATCAGATGCCTCTTGGAAGTGGAGCATTAGCAGGAGTAGATTTTCCTCTTGATAGAGAAATGACAGCAAAAGAGCTTGGATTTTCAAAAATTATGAGAAATTCCTTAGACGCAACTGCCTCAAGAGATGCAATTATAGAATTTTTATCAAACAGTGCAATATGTATGTCTAACCTATCAAGACAGTCTGAAGATTTAATAATATGGAATTCTACAGAGTTTTCTTTTGTAGAACTTCCTGATAAATTAACTACAGGCTCTTCTATAATGCCTCAGAAAAAAAATCCTGATGTCCTTGAGCTTATAAGAGGTAAAACAGGTAGAGTTTATGGAGATTTAATAGCACTTTTAACTATAGTTAAAGGACTTCCTATGGCATATAACAGAGATTTACAAGAAGATAAAGAACCAGTTTTTGACGCAGTTAAAACATTAAAAGGTTCAATTATCGGTATGACTAAAATTATAGAAGGATTAAAACCTAAAAAAGAAAACATGGAAAAATCAGCAGGTGGATTTGCTTTAGCTACTGATTTAGCAAACTATCTTGTAAATAAAGGATTACCTTTTAGGCAAGCTCATCATGTTGTAGGACAAATAGTTGGATATTTAACAGCTCAAAATAGAGAGCTTGAAAGCATAACTTTAGAAGAGTTAAAGAAATTCTCTGAACTTTTTGAAGAAGATGCATTAAATATTTTAAACCCGAAATATGTAGCAGATGCGAGAAAAACCTTCGGTGGAACTGCCAAAGAAAGAATTTTAGAACAGATAGCTTTTTGGAAGGAAAATCTAACTGAAAAATAA
- a CDS encoding gamma carbonic anhydrase family protein, which yields MAIIKAYKGKYPKIHPTAFIAENAVIIGDVEIGEDCSIWYNVVIRGDVNYIRIGDRTNIQDGTIIHVDHKKYPTIIGKEVTVGHNVMLHACTIEDRCLIGMSSTVMDGVVVGKESIIGAGALVTPGKKIEPRSLWTGSPARFKRSLTEEEIKWLEKSYQNYINYKNEYLKQENDLIEK from the coding sequence ATGGCAATAATTAAAGCATATAAGGGCAAATATCCAAAAATCCATCCTACTGCATTTATTGCAGAAAATGCAGTAATTATAGGAGATGTTGAAATAGGAGAAGACTGTTCTATATGGTATAACGTTGTAATAAGAGGAGACGTTAATTATATAAGAATTGGAGATAGAACAAATATCCAAGATGGGACAATAATTCATGTAGATCATAAAAAGTATCCAACAATTATAGGAAAAGAAGTAACAGTAGGCCATAATGTAATGCTACATGCTTGCACTATTGAAGATAGATGTTTAATAGGTATGTCTTCTACAGTAATGGATGGAGTAGTTGTAGGAAAAGAAAGTATTATTGGAGCAGGTGCCTTAGTTACTCCCGGAAAAAAAATTGAACCAAGAAGTTTATGGACAGGCTCACCTGCAAGATTTAAAAGAAGTCTAACAGAAGAAGAAATAAAATGGCTTGAAAAATCTTATCAAAACTATATTAACTATAAGAATGAATATCTAAAACAAGAGAATGATTTAATTGAAAAATAA
- a CDS encoding 6-pyruvoyl trahydropterin synthase family protein produces MRYEITKKFKFEAGHRVWKQNLMAGKGAKLMGNEIPPNPCLNIHGHSYKLEVTVGSDTLNEQEMVIDFYHIKAALKDLIDNQIDHSFIIDKNDPLYPKFKEDFGFLKLFIVDFCPTAEAIAKFIYEFLEKKLEEAGLLEDIKIVSITVWETETGKATYKGEK; encoded by the coding sequence ATGAGATATGAAATAACAAAAAAATTTAAGTTTGAGGCAGGTCATAGAGTTTGGAAACAGAACCTCATGGCAGGAAAAGGTGCTAAATTAATGGGGAATGAAATTCCTCCAAATCCTTGTTTAAATATACATGGACATAGTTATAAACTTGAAGTGACAGTTGGTTCTGATACATTAAATGAACAAGAAATGGTAATAGATTTTTATCATATAAAAGCGGCGTTAAAAGATTTAATAGATAATCAGATAGATCATTCTTTCATAATAGATAAAAATGATCCTTTATATCCTAAGTTTAAAGAAGATTTTGGATTTTTAAAATTATTTATTGTTGATTTTTGTCCTACAGCAGAAGCAATTGCTAAATTTATATATGAATTTTTAGAGAAAAAATTAGAAGAAGCAGGACTTCTTGAAGATATTAAAATTGTCTCAATTACTGTTTGGGAAACTGAAACAGGAAAAGCAACATATAAAGGTGAAAAATGA
- the mtaB gene encoding tRNA (N(6)-L-threonylcarbamoyladenosine(37)-C(2))-methylthiotransferase MtaB: MENSMKVAFSTLGCRMNQFETSALEEKFSNKGYQIIPFDEKADIYIVNTCTVTNDADRTSRKVLRQAKRRNPNAIVVATGCYAQVSPEKLAQIDEIDLVIGNSHKTTVYEIVENYINERKEEKVFIDNIFRKNEFETFQISTFYEGARPILKVQEGCNSFCSFCIIPFARGKVRSAKIEDIENQVKILVNKGFKEIVLTGTQLSQYGYDHKEGYLYNLLKRLINIKELYRIRLSSMGINEIDENLLSLLTSEEKIAPHFHLSMQSASDKVLKDMKRNYTVSQYIDIVNKILKRRPETAIGTDIITGFPTETREEFEKSVKIIKEIPFAYMHIFTYSQRENTSAVKFGDKVHPTEKKERTKILRKISEEKNYNFRKKYLNKDLEVLIIGEKNGKKLGLTGNYIHINFDSDKDINEITYVNMFKIEKDREKNFGKEVIK, encoded by the coding sequence ATGGAAAATTCTATGAAGGTTGCATTCTCTACTCTTGGTTGTAGGATGAATCAGTTTGAAACCTCTGCTTTAGAAGAAAAGTTTAGCAATAAAGGTTATCAGATTATACCTTTTGATGAAAAAGCAGATATATATATTGTAAATACATGCACAGTAACAAATGATGCAGATAGAACTTCAAGAAAGGTTTTAAGACAAGCAAAAAGAAGAAACCCTAATGCTATAGTAGTAGCTACAGGTTGTTATGCACAAGTAAGCCCTGAAAAACTTGCTCAGATAGATGAGATAGATTTAGTAATAGGAAATTCCCATAAAACTACTGTTTATGAAATAGTAGAGAACTATATAAATGAAAGAAAAGAAGAAAAAGTTTTCATAGATAATATTTTCAGGAAAAATGAGTTTGAAACTTTCCAAATAAGCACTTTCTATGAAGGAGCAAGACCTATACTAAAAGTTCAAGAAGGATGTAATAGTTTCTGCTCATTTTGTATTATCCCATTTGCAAGAGGAAAAGTAAGAAGTGCAAAAATAGAAGATATAGAAAATCAAGTAAAAATATTAGTAAATAAAGGTTTCAAAGAGATAGTTTTAACAGGTACTCAACTTTCTCAATATGGATACGACCATAAAGAAGGATATTTATATAATTTATTAAAAAGATTAATAAATATAAAAGAACTTTACAGAATAAGACTTTCATCTATGGGAATAAATGAGATTGATGAAAATCTACTTTCATTATTAACTTCAGAAGAAAAAATAGCTCCTCATTTTCATCTTTCTATGCAGTCTGCAAGCGATAAAGTATTAAAAGATATGAAAAGAAATTATACAGTTTCTCAATATATTGATATTGTAAATAAGATTTTAAAAAGAAGACCAGAGACAGCAATAGGTACAGATATAATTACAGGTTTTCCAACTGAAACAAGAGAAGAATTTGAAAAAAGTGTAAAAATTATAAAAGAAATACCTTTTGCTTATATGCATATATTTACCTATTCACAAAGAGAAAATACTTCAGCAGTAAAATTTGGAGATAAAGTACATCCTACAGAAAAAAAAGAAAGAACTAAAATTTTAAGAAAGATTTCAGAAGAAAAAAATTATAACTTCAGAAAAAAGTATTTAAATAAAGATTTAGAAGTTTTAATTATTGGTGAAAAAAATGGAAAGAAATTAGGACTTACAGGAAATTATATCCACATAAATTTTGATTCAGATAAAGATATAAATGAAATAACATATGTTAATATGTTTAAAATAGAAAAAGATAGAGAAAAAAATTTTGGAAAAGAGGTGATAAAATGA
- a CDS encoding dihydroorotate dehydrogenase electron transfer subunit translates to MIKDYKVKITENRFISGITWLLKFRNEEIAKKARPAHFVMVKGIPEYQYDPMMRRAFAIADVIDDEIWIYYDVYGKGTKVLTERKVGEEINVLGPLGKNLFPENFDYYLLVGGGIGFAGLSFLMKEFKKKNIPFKAIYGVRRKEQLSMLDWIKDNNLEKDVIIYTEDGSYGEKGLVTRDLEKLALEKENTAIFTCGPKGMMKAVDKIAKKLNIPCYASLESKMACGFGICIGCVVKDIEKNNYVRVCYEGPVFDTYKIEL, encoded by the coding sequence ATGATAAAAGATTACAAGGTAAAAATTACAGAAAATAGATTTATCAGTGGAATTACTTGGCTTTTAAAATTTAGGAATGAAGAGATAGCAAAAAAAGCAAGACCTGCACATTTTGTAATGGTAAAAGGTATTCCTGAATATCAATATGATCCTATGATGAGAAGAGCTTTTGCTATTGCAGATGTTATAGATGATGAAATATGGATTTATTATGATGTATATGGAAAAGGAACAAAAGTATTAACAGAAAGAAAAGTTGGAGAAGAGATAAATGTTTTAGGGCCTCTTGGAAAAAATCTATTTCCTGAGAATTTTGATTATTATCTTTTGGTAGGTGGTGGAATAGGTTTTGCAGGACTATCATTTTTAATGAAAGAGTTTAAAAAGAAAAATATTCCATTTAAAGCAATATATGGAGTAAGAAGAAAAGAACAGCTTTCAATGCTTGATTGGATAAAAGATAATAATTTAGAAAAAGATGTAATTATATATACAGAAGATGGAAGTTATGGAGAAAAAGGACTTGTTACAAGAGATTTAGAGAAATTAGCATTAGAAAAAGAAAATACTGCTATATTTACCTGTGGCCCAAAAGGAATGATGAAAGCAGTTGATAAAATAGCTAAAAAGCTAAATATCCCATGTTATGCATCTTTAGAAAGTAAAATGGCATGTGGATTTGGAATATGTATAGGATGTGTAGTAAAAGATATAGAAAAAAACAATTATGTTAGAGTTTGTTATGAAGGGCCAGTTTTTGATACTTATAAAATAGAGCTTTAG
- a CDS encoding VIT1/CCC1 transporter family protein: protein MDYIKKAKQFFINEINDYMFYKLLAEKVKDGNFRENLIRISNMEKTHAEFWKSFLERRGEKVPEVSISSLKKILVNILSKFPNPAVMVSFLELGEASGVKEYKEFLDKSNLDNKEREILKKIIIDEIKHETFFSEEAEKLGLSNVRDFVLGMNDGLVEILGAVTGLSAVYINNPLIVASSGLVVGIAGALSMGIGAFISVRSQKQVNQAMKEKMEIIFEVSPDLAVEEIKDYLEKLSIPPEIVKKVLENIDDKKSIAKLLLKEEDENELKSGLFTGFAYLFGVFFPIVPYFFAPSSLVALPFSILFAGLALATVGIFISLFSGINIKKKVLEMVLAGFSAAGLSYIFGKIVQTVFGIEI from the coding sequence ATGGATTATATAAAGAAAGCAAAACAGTTTTTTATTAATGAGATAAATGATTATATGTTTTATAAGCTTTTAGCAGAAAAAGTAAAAGATGGAAATTTTAGGGAAAATCTAATAAGAATTTCTAATATGGAAAAAACTCATGCTGAGTTTTGGAAAAGTTTTTTAGAAAGAAGGGGAGAAAAAGTACCTGAAGTTAGTATCTCAAGTTTAAAAAAGATTTTAGTAAATATTTTAAGTAAATTCCCAAATCCAGCGGTAATGGTATCTTTTTTGGAACTTGGAGAAGCATCTGGAGTTAAAGAGTATAAAGAATTTTTAGATAAATCTAATCTTGATAATAAAGAAAGAGAAATACTGAAAAAAATAATAATAGATGAGATAAAACATGAAACATTCTTTTCAGAAGAAGCAGAAAAACTTGGACTTTCTAATGTAAGAGATTTTGTTCTTGGAATGAATGACGGACTTGTAGAGATTCTTGGAGCAGTTACAGGTCTTTCTGCTGTCTATATAAATAATCCTTTAATAGTTGCTTCTTCAGGTTTAGTTGTTGGAATAGCAGGTGCTTTATCTATGGGAATTGGTGCATTTATATCTGTTCGTTCTCAAAAACAAGTAAATCAGGCAATGAAAGAAAAAATGGAAATTATTTTTGAGGTATCTCCAGATTTAGCTGTAGAGGAAATTAAAGATTATTTAGAAAAACTAAGTATTCCACCTGAAATTGTAAAAAAAGTTTTAGAAAATATAGATGATAAAAAAAGTATAGCAAAACTATTGTTAAAAGAAGAAGATGAAAATGAATTAAAATCAGGATTATTTACGGGATTTGCATATCTTTTTGGTGTTTTCTTTCCTATAGTACCTTACTTTTTTGCTCCATCTTCTTTAGTTGCATTACCATTCAGTATATTATTTGCAGGTTTAGCTTTAGCAACAGTTGGTATTTTTATTTCATTATTTTCAGGAATTAATATTAAGAAAAAAGTTCTTGAAATGGTTCTTGCAGGATTTTCTGCAGCAGGACTTTCATATATATTTGGAAAAATTGTACAAACTGTATTTGGAATTGAAATATAA
- the tpx gene encoding thiol peroxidase — MATTVNLKGNPVALVGPEINVGDKAPEAIVVASDLSEKTVGGAKGKYQVIITVPSLDTPVCEKETKEFNEKLAGLDVDVTVVSMDLPFAEKRFCESYNIGNITVASDFRYRDMEKYGVLIAEGALKGILARAVFIVDPEGKVCYKQLVPEITEEPNYDEVINTLKSALGA; from the coding sequence ATGGCAACAACAGTAAATTTAAAAGGAAATCCTGTAGCACTTGTAGGACCAGAAATTAATGTAGGAGATAAAGCTCCTGAAGCTATTGTAGTAGCTTCTGATTTATCAGAAAAAACAGTAGGAGGAGCTAAAGGTAAATACCAAGTAATAATCACTGTTCCATCTCTTGACACACCTGTTTGTGAAAAAGAAACAAAAGAATTTAATGAAAAATTAGCAGGGCTTGATGTTGATGTAACAGTAGTTTCTATGGATTTACCATTTGCAGAAAAAAGATTTTGTGAAAGCTATAACATTGGAAATATAACTGTAGCTTCTGATTTTAGATACAGAGATATGGAAAAATATGGAGTATTAATTGCAGAAGGTGCATTAAAAGGAATTCTTGCAAGGGCAGTATTTATAGTTGATCCGGAAGGTAAAGTTTGCTACAAACAATTAGTACCTGAAATCACAGAAGAACCAAACTATGACGAAGTAATAAACACTTTAAAATCTGCTCTTGGAGCATAA